The Triticum aestivum cultivar Chinese Spring chromosome 7B, IWGSC CS RefSeq v2.1, whole genome shotgun sequence genome window below encodes:
- the LOC123157252 gene encoding uncharacterized protein yields the protein MQFLSYGSLSPTPITATQAELEAEAILKGKAEADIIKAKSEVEKEEVSLKDTAVEETAFIVKAKAEEEAVMGLKGADATSDSEVEDLYDNCPYDSDDDPDTVCAKLAAWYEEQVRKRHARLPWLKYDSAADILKMHGEASALYNGQQPVADDGVAPVVPV from the coding sequence ATGCAGTTTCTCAGCTACGGGAGCTTGTCGCCCACGCCCATCACCGCGACCCAGGCGGAGTTGGAGGCGGAGGCGATTCTCAAGGGCAAGGCGGAGGCGGACATCATCAAGGCCAAgtcggaggtggagaaggaggaggtgtccCTCAAGGACACGGCGGTGGAGGAGACGGCGTTCATCGTCAAggccaaggcggaggaggaggcggtgatgggACTGAAGGGCGCCGATGCGACCTCGGACTCGGAGGTGGAGGACTTGTACGACAACTGCCCCTACGACTCAGACGATGATCCAGACACCGTGTGCGCCAAGCTCGCTGCATGGTACGAGGAGCAGGTCAGGAAGCGGCATGCTCGCCTTCCCTGGTTGAAGTATGACTCCGCCGCCGATATCCTCAAGATGCATGGGGAGGCTTCCGCTTTGTACAACGGGCAGCAGCCCGTGGCTGATGATGGGGTTGCTCCAGTGGTACCAGTCTGA